Proteins from one Ananas comosus cultivar F153 linkage group 5, ASM154086v1, whole genome shotgun sequence genomic window:
- the LOC109710091 gene encoding GDSL esterase/lipase At4g10955-like (The sequence of the model RefSeq protein was modified relative to this genomic sequence to represent the inferred CDS: added 51 bases not found in genome assembly), translating into MASEKDIFDVSGPTHLTSVDWNCQHHRRSVAASLVQGVYVLERDRQLNRQGPEVLAPPWWEFFHFELIRKLVDDADFSIFGAIFELKPLASNAPRFVIAFRGTVTTKESVSRDLTLDLHLIQNGLHRTSRSAIAMQAVQNIASAFRDSVIWLAGHSLGSAMAMLAGKNMVKNGIFLETFLFNPPYVSAPIERIKDKNVKRGIRFATSIITAGLAIALKPQQERPHSDDPFAILANWIPHLYVNPADHICSEYIGYFEHRENMEEMGVGSIEKLATQNSISDIFLRAMGRESEPLHLLPSANLTVNLSPSPDFKWAHGIHQWWKPDLNLQCKPYIATSNGLMGYTSGGNLT; encoded by the exons ATGGCCTCGGAAAAGGATATCTTTGACGTATCAGGACCGACACATCTTACGTCTGTTGATTG GAATTGTCAACACCACCGTCGATCTGTCGCTGCGAGCCTAGTTCAAGGTGTGTACGTTCTAGAACGTGACAGGCAACTAAATCGGCAGGGTCCAGAAGTCCTTGCGCCTCCTTGGTGGGAATTCTTCCACTTCGAGCTAATCCGTAAGCTTGTCGATGATGCGGACTTCTCTATCTTTGGTGCTATTTTTGAATTAAAGCCATTGGCTTCGAACGCCCCAAGATTCGTCATTGCCTTTAGAGGCACGGTCACAACGAAAGAATCCGTTTCCCGCGACCTGACCCTCGACCTCCATCTTATTCAAAACGGCCTCCATCGCACTTCGCGGTCTGCTATCGCCATGCAAGCTGTTCAAAACATAGCCTCGGCTTTTCGTGATTCAGTCATCTGGCTAGCTGGCCATTCTTTGGGTTCGGCCATGGCGATGCTAGCAGGAAAGAACATGGTGAAAAATGGTATCTTCTTGGAAACCTTTCTCTTCAATCCGCCATACGTCTCTGCCCCGATCGAAAGGATCAAAGACAAGAACGTGAAGCGCGGGATCCGTTTTGCTACCAGCATAATCACCGCAGGATTAGCCATTGCATTAAAACCTCAGCAAGAGAGGCCTCACTCTGATGATCCCTTTGCCATTTTAGCAAATTGGATTCCCCATCTCTATGTGAATCCGGCCGATCATATCTGTTCGGAGTACATTGGGTATTTCGAGCATCGAGAGAATATGGAGGAGATGGGAGTTGGGAGTATTGAGAAGCTGGCAACCCAGAATTCGATCAGCGATATATTCTTAAGGGCAATGGGGAGGGAGTCAGAGCCGTTGCACCTTCTCCCATCGGCGAATTTGACTGTTAACTTGAGCCCTTCTCCGGACTTCAAATGGGCTCATGGGATACACCAGTGGTGGAAACCTGACTTGAACTTGCAATGTAAGCCATACATT